From Meiothermus sp., a single genomic window includes:
- the pdxY gene encoding pyridoxal kinase PdxY translates to MQPPRSILSIQSWVAYGHAGNAAAVFPLQRMGFEVWAIHTVQFSNHTGYGQWKGMIMPPEHLSAVVEGMAEREVLGQCDAVLSGYMGSGGTAEAILSALARVRQLNPRALFCCDPVMGDEGRGLFVRPEIPEIIKHRVLPQADIITPNQFELELLTELSAKTLREVLEAAHIVRAHIHPGGPRIVVVTSMLREGAPEGTIETLAVADKGAWLVRTPRIPLEPPRNGTGDAIAALFLGHYLKTGNVALSLENAVSAMYNLLLLTHEMNTREIQLIAAQEEYVNPSRRFSAEQVA, encoded by the coding sequence ATGCAACCGCCCCGCAGTATTCTTTCCATTCAGAGTTGGGTCGCCTACGGACACGCCGGCAACGCGGCGGCGGTTTTCCCCTTGCAACGCATGGGCTTCGAGGTCTGGGCCATCCACACCGTGCAGTTCTCCAACCACACCGGCTATGGGCAGTGGAAGGGCATGATCATGCCGCCCGAACACCTCAGCGCGGTGGTCGAGGGCATGGCCGAACGCGAGGTGCTGGGACAGTGCGACGCGGTGCTGTCGGGCTACATGGGCAGCGGCGGCACCGCCGAGGCCATCCTGTCGGCCCTGGCCCGGGTGCGCCAGCTCAACCCCAGGGCGCTCTTTTGTTGCGATCCGGTGATGGGCGATGAGGGGCGGGGGTTGTTTGTGCGCCCCGAAATTCCCGAGATCATCAAGCACCGGGTGCTACCCCAGGCCGATATCATCACCCCCAACCAGTTCGAGCTCGAGCTCCTCACCGAGCTTTCCGCCAAGACCTTGCGCGAGGTGCTAGAAGCCGCCCACATCGTGCGGGCCCATATCCACCCGGGCGGCCCCCGCATCGTGGTGGTGACCAGCATGCTGCGCGAAGGGGCCCCGGAGGGCACCATCGAAACCCTGGCCGTCGCCGACAAGGGGGCCTGGCTGGTACGCACCCCCCGCATTCCCCTCGAGCCCCCCCGCAACGGCACCGGCGATGCCATTGCGGCCTTGTTCCTGGGTCATTACCTGAAAACCGGTAACGTGGCGCTGAGCCTCGAGAACGCGGTCTCGGCCATGTACAACCTGCTCCTGCTCACGCACGAAATGAACACCCGAGAAATTCAACTGATCGCCGCCCAGGAAGAGTATGTAAACCCCAGCCGGCGCTTTTCCGCCGAGCAGGTGGCCTAG
- a CDS encoding histone deacetylase, whose product MRRAYSTSHCVLELPEYHPFPKYKYGGVAEALRDELDILPAPAIAWETLALAHTHDYLQKLRTEGLSRQEAHKVGLPWTKSLLTRALHAAGGTLAATQDALQTGLGLNLAGGTHHAYPSRAEGYCLFNDVAVVIAYLRAEGWRGRVLVVDLDAHQGNGTAVFFQRDPQVFTLSVHALRNYPLQKEQSDLDVGLDDATGDAQYLEALEPVLEQAFAFKPDLVFYNAGVDVLQNDRFGRLGLSLPGLAERDRRVFAKVKQAHVPLVVVMGGGYNRDPRTTVAGHAQTYRLALDVLGIR is encoded by the coding sequence ATGCGCCGGGCCTACTCCACCTCCCACTGCGTTCTCGAGCTCCCCGAGTATCACCCTTTTCCAAAGTACAAGTATGGCGGGGTGGCCGAGGCTCTTCGGGATGAATTGGACATCCTACCGGCCCCCGCCATTGCCTGGGAAACCCTGGCCCTGGCCCATACCCACGACTACCTGCAAAAGCTCCGCACCGAGGGGCTGAGCCGCCAGGAGGCCCACAAGGTGGGGCTGCCCTGGACTAAGAGCCTGCTGACCCGGGCTCTGCACGCTGCCGGAGGCACCCTGGCCGCTACCCAGGATGCTCTGCAGACCGGCCTGGGCCTCAACCTGGCCGGGGGCACCCACCACGCCTATCCGAGCCGGGCCGAGGGGTACTGTCTTTTCAACGACGTGGCGGTGGTCATCGCCTATCTGCGGGCCGAGGGCTGGCGCGGCAGGGTTTTGGTGGTAGACCTGGATGCCCACCAGGGCAACGGCACGGCGGTTTTTTTTCAGCGCGACCCCCAGGTGTTTACCCTCTCGGTACACGCCCTGCGTAACTACCCCCTCCAGAAGGAGCAGAGCGACCTGGATGTCGGGTTAGACGACGCCACCGGTGATGCACAATATCTGGAGGCTCTGGAGCCTGTTCTGGAACAGGCCTTCGCCTTCAAGCCCGACCTGGTCTTCTATAACGCCGGGGTAGATGTGCTACAAAACGACCGCTTTGGGCGGCTGGGCCTCAGCTTGCCGGGGCTGGCCGAGCGGGATCGGCGGGTGTTCGCAAAAGTAAAGCAGGCCCACGTGCCCCTGGTGGTGGTTATGGGTGGCGGCTACAACCGCGACCCCCGCACTACGGTAGCGGGACACGCCCAAACCTACCGGCTGGCGCTCGATGTACTGGGCATTCGTTGA
- a CDS encoding phospholipase A2, with protein sequence MQKIGRLGWLLLLLVLAGCGQSSLVETPTEQEILQDMRQLGVEPEAIAAYEASLEHLSTARQAIESLSAGDLQLVQTIALGSIANYDAYYAARAGYPQFDWSRDGCSAPEGLGLGYRETFRPACNVHDFGYANFPQFPTLYNETGRRLADDNFLVNMNSICRPKSLLSRAACYSAAYTYYSAVRAAGWAYFYD encoded by the coding sequence ATGCAAAAGATTGGGCGATTGGGCTGGTTGTTGTTGCTGTTGGTGCTGGCCGGATGCGGGCAGTCTAGCCTGGTAGAAACCCCTACCGAACAGGAAATCTTGCAGGACATGCGCCAACTGGGGGTCGAGCCCGAGGCGATTGCGGCCTATGAAGCCTCGCTCGAGCACCTGTCCACCGCCCGCCAGGCCATCGAAAGCCTGAGCGCAGGCGACCTCCAACTGGTGCAGACCATTGCGCTGGGCAGTATTGCCAACTACGACGCTTATTACGCTGCGCGGGCCGGCTACCCCCAGTTCGACTGGAGCCGCGACGGCTGCTCGGCCCCGGAGGGCCTGGGCCTGGGCTACCGCGAGACCTTCCGGCCTGCCTGCAACGTGCACGACTTTGGCTACGCCAACTTTCCCCAGTTTCCCACCCTCTACAACGAGACCGGACGGCGCCTGGCCGACGACAACTTCCTGGTCAACATGAACAGCATCTGCCGGCCCAAAAGCCTCTTGAGCCGGGCAGCCTGCTACTCGGCGGCCTATACGTACTACAGCGCGGTACGTGCGGCGGGCTGGGCCTACTTCTACGACTAG